Genomic segment of Bacteroidales bacterium:
CAACAATAATGATATCGAAGATGCTTAGTCCACGAAGTACAATGTTTTCGTGACCAACGGTAAAAGGATCAAATGATCCGGGAAAGACAGCAATTTTTTCCATCTTCTTTTTATTCAAAGGTAGTGATTTACTTGATTTTTTTGCGGGTACTCAGGTCTAGCTCAATTCCCGGCTTGCTGTTCCCGCCATACATCCTGCTGCAAGGAGTTTCATATTCACTCTGCTTGATCCTGTTTTTTGTCCTTGTCGGATTTTTATAACTTGGGCCCTTTAATAGGCAGGAATCTCCTTTAATAAATGGCCGAGGTATTAAAAATATTGCTTGTTGATGATGAACCGGAGGCCCGGGAATTACTCAGCTACATGCTTGCGGGAAAGAGGGGAATCAGGGTAGTTGGTACTGCCGGAGATGTGGATGAGGCTTTAAAACTGGTGCACAAAGAGCAGCCACATCTGGTTCTTCTCGATATTCAAATGCCTGAAAAAGATGGTTTTCATTTTATTGAACAGGTTCATCGTGCAGGAGTCGAACCGGGAATTATATTTGTTACTGCTTATGAGCACTATGCGATTCAGGCCATCCGAAACTCGGTTTTTGATTATATTCTGAAACCGGTTTATCAGGAGGAGCTCGAGAGTGCTATTGATCGTTTTCGGGAAACAAAGAGTCAGATTCAGGAACAGGACTTTCAGAAGCTGGTAGAATCCCTGCGCAGTACCGGTCCGGCCAAAATCAAACTGAACACCCGTTCAGGTTACAGCCTGATTGATCCTTCGCAGATTGTCTATTGTAAGGCAGAAGGAAACTATACCCGCATTCAGCTGGCCAATGAAAGTTTTGAAGTTATAACCCAGAACCTGGGAGCGATTGAGGAAGCACTCGAAGGGAATAATTTTTTCCGCGCAAGCCGCTCGTACCTGTTAAATCTGAGATTCCTTGCCAGGGTACAGCGTAAAAGCAGCAATTGCATTCTTGAATATTCTGGAAATAGCTGTTCGATAAAAATTCCGGCTCAGAAAATCAGGTTGTTGGAATCGACCTTTTCCAGATAAGTCTTTATCCGGGAAATCACCGGGTTCAGATCACAGGAGGCAGGGTTCATACAATAAGTTCGCAATCTCTTTGCTTTGGTTCTTTCACACTCTAATTTAGACCATTGAAAGTAACACTTTAACCCTAAACCTAAATGCACTATGGTAGAAGTATTTAACCTGGAAGGCATGCCTGTATTCAAACTGAGAGCCGAGGATAAAGATAATTTTACCATTTCTGACCTGGAAGGTAAAGGATTACCATGCGGAGTATATTTCGTGAAAATTGAAAAGCAGCATGGTACTGAAATGGCCAAACTATTGATCTGCTAAGTAAGCTGCATGGGTTGATCCACCTGTTCGGGAAGCAGAACAAAATCCATTAAACCGGAAATCTCATTGACAAATTTGAAATTAAGCCCTTTGCGGTAGATTTCATTAATCTCCTCGACATCTTTTCTGTTCTCAACCGAGATGGCTATTTCGGTGATGCCTGCTCTTTTTGCTGCCAGGATCTTTTCCTTGATACCCCCCACAGGCAGCACCTTTCCCCTCAGTGTGATTTCCCCGGTCATGGCACAATTCTCCCTCACTTTTCTCTGGGTGAATGCCGAGGTAATGGAGGTTACCATGGCTACTCCCGCAGAGGGGCCATCCTTGGGAATCGCTCCTTCGGGAACATGCACGTGTACATTATATTTTTTAAAGATGGACGGATCAATGGAGTATTTCGCAGCATGGGACTTCAGGTATTCAAGTGCCAGAACTGCTGATTCTTTCATGACATCGCCCAGGTTACCGGTCAGCGTGAGTTTGCCTTCTCCCTGGCTCAGGGATGTTTCCACAAACAGGATTTCTCCGCCGGTTGAGGTCCAGGCCAGTCCGGTTACCACACCTGCATGCTTGTTTCCATCATATTTATCCTTGATATATCTGGGGGGTCCCAGAATCTCAGTGACCTTCTCCAGCGAGAGCCTGGGGTCGTAACTTTCTTCAAAAGCAATGTGCCTGGCATAGACCCGTACCAGCTTGGCAATTTGCTTGTCCAATTGTCTGACGCCCGATTCACGGGTATATCCTTCAATGATCTTTTCCAGAACAGGAGCTGATATGGAGAGCTGCTTTCGTGTCAGACCGTGATTTTCTATCTGGTCCGGTATCAGGTGCCTTTTCGCAATCTGAATTTTCTCCTCCACAATATAACCGGAGAGATCAATGATCTCCATCCGGTCCAGCAGGGCAGGATTAATTCCGGCTGTGGTATTGGCAGTGGCTATAAACATGACCTTAGAAAGATCAAAATCAAGTTCCAGGAAATTATCGTGAAAAGATTTATTCTGTTCAGGATCAAGAACTTCTAAAAGTGCAGATTCGGGATTTCCCTGGGCGCCCCTTCCTACTTTATCAATTTCATCCAGTACAAATACCGGGTTGGAGGTTTTAACTTTTTTCAGATTCTGAATCACTCTCCCGGGCATAGCTCCAATATATGTTTTCCTGTGGCCTCTGATTTCAGCCTCATCGTGAAGTCCGCCCAGTGACATTCTGACATATTTCCGGTTCAGCGCTTCCGCAATGGACTTACCAAGGGAGGTCTTTCCAACTCCCGGAGGGCCTACCAGGCAAAGAATCGGGGATTTCAGGTCTCCTTTCAGTTTAAGCACGGCCAGGTGTTCCAGGATCCTGTCCTTCACTTTCTCCAATCCGAAATGGTCCTTATCCAGGATCCGGCTGGCGCGTTTGAGATTGAAGTTATCTTTGGTGTACTCGTTCCACGGCAGCTCCACCAGGGTCTGGATGTAGTTGACCTGGACCGAAAACTCACCGGTGGCCGGGTTTAGCCTGAGCAGCTTGTCCAGCTCTTTTTCGAAAGAAGCAGCCACCTCCTTGCTCCATTTTTTCTTTTCCCCCTTTTCTCTGAATTCAAGCACTTCCTGGTCCTGTGGCGAGCCTCCCAGCTCATCCTGGATGGTTTTCATTTGCTGATGCAACAGGAATTCTCTTTGTTGTTGATCCAGGTCATTTTTCACCTTGGTCTGGATATCATTTTTCAGTTCCAGCATCTGAACCTCCTTAGACAGACTCTCCAGCAGGGTAAATCCCCGTTTAGAGACACTGTTGGTTTCCAGCAGTTCCTGTTTCTGTTTCAGGGAGAGCTCACTGTTGGAAGCCAGAAAGTTGACCAGAAAAGATGGGCTTTCAATGTTTTTTACGGCAAAAGTTGCTTCAGTAGGGATATTGGAGGAGAGTTTTATAATTTTTATTGCGAGCTCTTTCAGAGCAGCCGCCACTGCTTTGTCTTCTCCTGCAGGTTCATCCTTGTCATCCTCCAGAGGGGTGATCCTTGCCACATGATAAGGTTTCTCAGTAAGCAGATCATTTATCGTAAACCGTTTCCTCCCCTGGATAATTACTGAAGTGGACCCATCTGGCATCTCCAGGATCTTCAGGATCTGAGCCACGGTTCCGATTTTGTAAAAATCTTCCAATTCAGGATCTTCCACGGACCCATCCCTCTGAGCTACGGCTCCCAGTATTTTATTTTTTTTATAAACCTCATGAACCAGTTTCAGGGATTTATACCTGCCTACGGTAATCGGGATCACCACGCCCGGAAACAGTACGGTATTACGCAGGGGGAGAATAGGCAATACATCGGGAATGTTCACTTT
This window contains:
- a CDS encoding LytTR family DNA-binding domain-containing protein, yielding MAEVLKILLVDDEPEARELLSYMLAGKRGIRVVGTAGDVDEALKLVHKEQPHLVLLDIQMPEKDGFHFIEQVHRAGVEPGIIFVTAYEHYAIQAIRNSVFDYILKPVYQEELESAIDRFRETKSQIQEQDFQKLVESLRSTGPAKIKLNTRSGYSLIDPSQIVYCKAEGNYTRIQLANESFEVITQNLGAIEEALEGNNFFRASRSYLLNLRFLARVQRKSSNCILEYSGNSCSIKIPAQKIRLLESTFSR
- a CDS encoding T9SS type A sorting domain-containing protein, yielding MVEVFNLEGMPVFKLRAEDKDNFTISDLEGKGLPCGVYFVKIEKQHGTEMAKLLIC
- the lon gene encoding endopeptidase La, yielding MIPIDEETEYIPLLSQEEEEDLKKVNIPDVLPILPLRNTVLFPGVVIPITVGRYKSLKLVHEVYKKNKILGAVAQRDGSVEDPELEDFYKIGTVAQILKILEMPDGSTSVIIQGRKRFTINDLLTEKPYHVARITPLEDDKDEPAGEDKAVAAALKELAIKIIKLSSNIPTEATFAVKNIESPSFLVNFLASNSELSLKQKQELLETNSVSKRGFTLLESLSKEVQMLELKNDIQTKVKNDLDQQQREFLLHQQMKTIQDELGGSPQDQEVLEFREKGEKKKWSKEVAASFEKELDKLLRLNPATGEFSVQVNYIQTLVELPWNEYTKDNFNLKRASRILDKDHFGLEKVKDRILEHLAVLKLKGDLKSPILCLVGPPGVGKTSLGKSIAEALNRKYVRMSLGGLHDEAEIRGHRKTYIGAMPGRVIQNLKKVKTSNPVFVLDEIDKVGRGAQGNPESALLEVLDPEQNKSFHDNFLELDFDLSKVMFIATANTTAGINPALLDRMEIIDLSGYIVEEKIQIAKRHLIPDQIENHGLTRKQLSISAPVLEKIIEGYTRESGVRQLDKQIAKLVRVYARHIAFEESYDPRLSLEKVTEILGPPRYIKDKYDGNKHAGVVTGLAWTSTGGEILFVETSLSQGEGKLTLTGNLGDVMKESAVLALEYLKSHAAKYSIDPSIFKKYNVHVHVPEGAIPKDGPSAGVAMVTSITSAFTQRKVRENCAMTGEITLRGKVLPVGGIKEKILAAKRAGITEIAISVENRKDVEEINEIYRKGLNFKFVNEISGLMDFVLLPEQVDQPMQLT